A region of Pyxidicoccus parkwaysis DNA encodes the following proteins:
- a CDS encoding heavy metal translocating P-type ATPase — MPASSQIARASDACLHCGSPVPVGAASRDFCCAGCEAVYGLLRAQGLTRYYQLTQGKAAPAPEPRKDRGFAWLEPLVSRAEAVPGPVCALELDVQGIHCAACVWLMNELFRRQQGGAGLTVDPALGKVSMQWRRGAFDVSGFLRTVEDFGYLFGPSRKHPEAASLDLPIRLGICAALAMNVMLFSVSFYVGLTPEDGDVFRLFTRLSVVLSTGVVMVGGWPFFRSAAQGLRRGVLHLDLPIALGILLVFGTSLVQARGGRGDLAYFDTLNTFVTLMLVGRWLQQRVLERNRRFLLEDDGAEGLFVRRQEGERLSTVRAAEVGEGDVLVIAPGDLVPVDAVLLDADASVSTDWITGEPGERAVTRGDALPAGAFNAGREAVRVRASQAFTDSPLVALLRRAPAGTGSAAVHTRFWDRVSRRWVVTVLLVSGLGLALWWPAGPDKALEVAVALLVVTCPCAIGIATPLAYELVQARLRRDGFFVRSPDLMDRLPRVRKVLFDKTGTLTLGRLELVDRASVDALSSEARDVAFDLTSRSNHPASRCLSAALARVGARFNAEARVTEHSGQGVELTRDGVCWRLGRAQWAMEGQGASRVENSHLSGAAEPDGSRDAQSLADVAAPTPSLTSLERDCALGTEPESRIAAGATSASGPVLTRDGMLVATFALRESVRSDARREVQALQAEGRSVWLISGDAPARVRDMAEALGIPTAHALGGQRPEDKASTVAALDAADTLYLGDGVNDSLAFERALCAGTPAIDRPVMPGKSDFFLLGEGLASIREALRLSLRLRQVVRRLLMLAVAYNVVAVTVCLSGWMTPLRAALAMPATSLATVLFTVWSLSAARERPASTPTQLREVPA, encoded by the coding sequence CTGGTGTCGCGCGCGGAGGCGGTGCCCGGCCCGGTGTGCGCGCTGGAGCTGGACGTTCAGGGCATCCACTGCGCCGCATGCGTCTGGCTGATGAACGAGCTGTTCCGTCGTCAGCAGGGCGGGGCGGGGCTCACGGTGGACCCGGCACTGGGCAAGGTGTCCATGCAGTGGCGGCGCGGTGCCTTCGACGTGAGCGGCTTCCTGCGCACGGTGGAGGACTTCGGCTACCTCTTCGGTCCCAGCCGCAAGCACCCCGAGGCCGCCAGTCTGGATTTGCCCATCCGCCTGGGCATCTGCGCCGCGCTGGCGATGAACGTGATGCTGTTCTCGGTGAGCTTCTATGTCGGGCTCACTCCGGAGGACGGCGACGTCTTCCGCCTCTTCACGCGGCTGAGCGTCGTGCTGTCCACCGGCGTCGTCATGGTGGGCGGGTGGCCGTTCTTCCGCTCCGCCGCGCAGGGGCTGCGGCGCGGCGTGCTGCACCTGGACCTGCCGATTGCGCTGGGCATCCTGCTCGTGTTCGGCACATCGCTGGTGCAGGCGCGGGGCGGCCGGGGTGACCTCGCGTACTTCGACACGCTCAACACCTTCGTCACGCTGATGCTGGTGGGGCGCTGGCTCCAGCAGCGCGTGCTGGAGCGCAACCGCCGCTTCCTCCTGGAGGATGACGGCGCGGAGGGGCTGTTCGTCCGCAGGCAGGAAGGCGAGAGGCTCTCCACCGTGCGCGCCGCCGAGGTGGGCGAGGGCGACGTGCTCGTGATTGCTCCGGGCGACCTGGTGCCTGTGGACGCGGTGCTGCTGGACGCGGACGCGAGCGTGTCCACCGACTGGATTACCGGCGAGCCGGGCGAGCGCGCGGTGACGAGAGGGGATGCCCTGCCCGCCGGTGCCTTCAACGCGGGCCGCGAGGCGGTGCGGGTGCGCGCGTCGCAGGCCTTCACGGACTCGCCGCTGGTGGCGCTGCTGCGGCGTGCTCCAGCAGGGACGGGGAGCGCGGCGGTGCACACGCGCTTCTGGGACCGCGTGTCGCGCCGCTGGGTCGTCACGGTGCTGCTGGTGTCGGGCCTGGGCCTCGCGCTGTGGTGGCCGGCCGGCCCGGACAAGGCGCTGGAGGTGGCAGTGGCGCTGCTGGTGGTGACGTGCCCGTGCGCCATCGGCATCGCGACGCCGCTGGCGTACGAATTGGTGCAGGCACGCCTGCGCCGGGACGGCTTCTTCGTGCGCAGCCCGGACCTGATGGACCGGCTGCCGCGCGTGCGGAAGGTGCTGTTCGACAAGACGGGGACGCTGACGCTCGGCCGGCTGGAGTTGGTGGACCGCGCGTCGGTGGACGCGCTGAGTTCGGAAGCGCGAGACGTGGCCTTCGACCTGACCTCGCGCAGCAACCACCCGGCGAGCCGCTGCCTCAGCGCCGCGTTGGCCCGAGTCGGGGCCCGGTTCAATGCCGAGGCCCGTGTGACGGAGCACTCGGGACAGGGCGTGGAGCTCACGCGTGATGGCGTGTGCTGGCGGCTGGGCCGTGCGCAATGGGCGATGGAAGGGCAGGGCGCTTCGCGTGTCGAGAACTCGCACCTGAGCGGCGCGGCGGAGCCGGACGGCTCGCGGGACGCACAAAGCCTTGCTGATGTCGCGGCGCCGACCCCGAGCCTCACATCTCTGGAGCGGGATTGCGCCCTCGGCACCGAGCCGGAGTCGCGCATCGCCGCCGGAGCGACTTCTGCCTCGGGCCCCGTGCTCACCCGCGACGGCATGCTTGTGGCCACCTTCGCCCTGCGCGAGTCGGTCCGCTCGGACGCACGGCGCGAAGTGCAGGCGCTCCAGGCCGAGGGCCGCTCGGTGTGGCTCATCTCCGGCGACGCTCCAGCCCGCGTCCGCGACATGGCCGAAGCCCTGGGCATCCCCACCGCGCACGCGCTGGGCGGCCAGCGTCCCGAGGACAAGGCCTCCACCGTCGCCGCCCTCGATGCGGCGGACACGCTGTACCTGGGCGACGGAGTCAACGACAGCCTCGCCTTCGAGCGCGCCCTCTGCGCGGGCACCCCCGCCATCGACCGTCCGGTCATGCCGGGCAAGAGCGACTTCTTCCTCCTCGGTGAAGGCCTCGCCTCCATCCGCGAAGCCCTTCGCCTGTCGCTGCGGCTGCGGCAGGTGGTGCGCCGGTTGCTGATGCTCGCGGTGGCCTACAACGTCGTGGCCGTCACCGTGTGCCTCTCCGGATGGATGACGCCGCTGCGTGCCGCGCTGGCGATGCCCGCGACCAGCCTCGCCACCGTCCTCTTCACCGTGTGGAGCCTGTCCGCCGCGCGCGAGCGCCCGGCCTCCACTCCCACGCAGCTGCGGGAGGTGCCCGCATGA
- a CDS encoding cytochrome oxidase, with translation MNVLVLQVFVSLMLVASSVLLFAYSVRHRDHEHADRLSLFPLEDDSAQSPAAPEPKPSASQE, from the coding sequence ATGAACGTCCTCGTCCTCCAGGTCTTCGTCAGCCTGATGCTCGTCGCCAGCTCGGTGCTGCTGTTCGCGTACAGCGTGCGCCACCGGGACCACGAGCACGCCGACCGCCTCTCCCTCTTCCCGCTCGAGGACGACAGCGCCCAGTCGCCCGCCGCCCCCGAGCCCAAGCCTTCCGCTTCCCAGGAGTGA
- the ccoN gene encoding cytochrome-c oxidase, cbb3-type subunit I has product MQQQRIIYDDTTVRRFIMASVLFGIVGMAVGALAASQLAWWQANLGIPYTTYSRLRPLHTNAVIFAFVGNMMFAGIYYSTQRLLKTRMASDLLSKIHFWGWQLIIVAAAITLPLGITTSKEYAELEWPIDLAIAVIWVVFAINFFWTLKKRNEKNLYVAIWFYIATIVTVAVLHIVNSLALPFSPLKSYSVYAGVQDALVQWWYGHNAVAFFLTTPILGIMYYFLPKAAERPVYSYRLSIIHFWALVFIYIWAGPHHLLYTALPDWAQSLGMIFSVMLWAPSWGGMLNGLLTLKGAWHKLREDPVLKFLIAGVTFYGMATFEGPLLSIKSVSALGHYTDWIIGHVHSGALGWNGFMAAGMFYWLVPRLYGTKLHSTKAADAHFWLATVGILLYAVSMWISGITQGLMWRATNPDGTLLYPNFVETLLAIRPMYIVRFAGGSMYLVGFIMMAVNLWKTARAGQPVNGETTVVVETPAAAPEVQPVAVPTPGWVQVVTGRPLIFAVAILAVTMFLGWAKPVRAVVLMGAIVAMGEFAWIVTRREREAGKPSWFGLIEGRPLAFTVLTLLAILIGGVAELLPTIMIKQAVPAHGEAQQPYSPLELQGRDLYVREGCYTCHSQMIRPFVAETQRYGDVSRAEEFIYDHPFQWGSKRTGPDLHRLGGKYPNLWHYTHMLDPRATSPGSNMPPYPWLAENQLQVKDAPKKLALMQKLGVPYTNADVDTAELRQKAQAEAITADLATQGVTVKWDSELVALIAYLQRLGRGPQDVPVQAPGATTASVVGGQGGTR; this is encoded by the coding sequence GTGCAACAGCAACGAATCATCTACGACGACACCACGGTCCGGCGCTTCATCATGGCGTCGGTGCTGTTCGGCATCGTGGGCATGGCGGTAGGGGCGCTCGCGGCCAGCCAGCTCGCATGGTGGCAGGCCAACCTCGGCATCCCCTACACGACGTACTCGCGCCTGCGCCCGCTGCACACCAACGCGGTCATCTTCGCCTTCGTCGGCAACATGATGTTCGCCGGCATCTACTACTCGACGCAGCGCCTGCTGAAGACGCGCATGGCGTCCGACCTGCTCTCGAAAATCCACTTCTGGGGCTGGCAGCTCATCATCGTCGCGGCGGCCATCACACTGCCGTTGGGCATCACCACCTCCAAGGAGTACGCGGAGCTGGAGTGGCCCATCGACCTGGCAATCGCAGTCATCTGGGTGGTCTTCGCCATCAACTTCTTCTGGACGCTGAAGAAGCGGAACGAGAAGAACCTCTACGTCGCCATCTGGTTCTACATCGCCACCATCGTCACGGTGGCGGTGCTGCACATCGTCAACAGCCTGGCGCTGCCGTTCTCTCCGCTGAAGAGCTACTCCGTCTATGCGGGCGTGCAGGACGCGCTGGTGCAGTGGTGGTACGGCCACAACGCCGTCGCCTTCTTCCTCACCACGCCCATCCTGGGCATCATGTATTACTTCCTGCCCAAGGCGGCGGAGCGGCCCGTCTACTCGTACCGGCTCTCCATCATCCACTTCTGGGCCCTGGTCTTCATCTACATCTGGGCCGGTCCGCACCACCTGCTCTACACCGCGCTTCCGGACTGGGCGCAGTCGCTGGGCATGATTTTCAGCGTCATGCTCTGGGCTCCGTCGTGGGGCGGCATGCTCAACGGCCTGCTCACGCTGAAGGGCGCCTGGCACAAGCTGCGCGAGGACCCCGTCCTCAAGTTCCTCATCGCCGGCGTCACCTTCTACGGCATGGCCACCTTCGAGGGGCCGCTGCTCTCCATCAAGTCGGTGAGCGCGCTGGGCCACTACACGGACTGGATTATCGGCCACGTGCACAGCGGCGCGCTGGGGTGGAACGGCTTCATGGCCGCCGGCATGTTCTACTGGCTGGTGCCCAGGCTGTACGGCACGAAGCTGCACTCGACGAAGGCCGCGGACGCGCACTTCTGGCTCGCGACGGTGGGCATCCTCCTCTACGCGGTGTCCATGTGGATCAGCGGCATCACCCAGGGGTTGATGTGGCGCGCCACCAACCCGGACGGGACGCTGCTCTACCCGAACTTCGTGGAGACGCTGCTGGCCATCCGGCCCATGTACATCGTCCGCTTCGCGGGCGGCTCCATGTACCTCGTGGGCTTCATCATGATGGCGGTGAACCTGTGGAAGACGGCTCGCGCCGGTCAGCCCGTCAATGGTGAGACCACCGTCGTGGTGGAGACGCCGGCCGCCGCGCCCGAGGTGCAGCCCGTCGCTGTGCCCACGCCCGGCTGGGTGCAGGTCGTCACCGGCCGCCCGCTCATCTTCGCCGTCGCCATCCTCGCGGTGACGATGTTCCTCGGCTGGGCGAAGCCGGTGCGCGCGGTGGTGCTGATGGGCGCCATCGTCGCCATGGGCGAGTTCGCGTGGATTGTCACCCGCCGCGAGCGCGAGGCGGGCAAGCCGTCCTGGTTCGGCCTCATCGAGGGCCGGCCGCTCGCCTTCACCGTGCTCACGCTGTTGGCCATCCTCATCGGCGGCGTGGCGGAGCTGTTGCCCACCATCATGATCAAACAGGCGGTGCCCGCGCACGGCGAGGCGCAGCAGCCGTACTCGCCGCTGGAGCTGCAGGGGCGTGACTTGTACGTCCGCGAGGGCTGCTACACGTGCCACTCGCAGATGATTCGGCCCTTCGTGGCGGAGACGCAGCGCTACGGCGACGTGTCCCGCGCGGAGGAGTTCATCTACGACCACCCCTTCCAGTGGGGCAGCAAGCGCACCGGGCCTGACCTGCACCGGCTGGGCGGCAAGTACCCGAACCTCTGGCACTACACGCACATGCTGGACCCGCGCGCGACGAGCCCCGGCTCCAACATGCCACCGTACCCGTGGCTCGCGGAGAACCAGCTCCAGGTGAAGGACGCGCCGAAGAAGCTGGCGCTGATGCAGAAGCTGGGCGTGCCGTACACCAACGCGGACGTCGACACCGCGGAGCTGCGGCAGAAGGCGCAGGCCGAGGCCATCACCGCGGACCTGGCCACGCAGGGTGTCACCGTGAAGTGGGACTCGGAATTGGTGGCGCTCATCGCCTACTTGCAGCGCCTGGGCCGCGGGCCGCAGGACGTGCCGGTGCAGGCTCCGGGGGCGACCACCGCCTCGGTCGTCGGCGGCCAGGGAGGGACTCGCTGA
- a CDS encoding CcoQ/FixQ family Cbb3-type cytochrome c oxidase assembly chaperone codes for MYKQFYEGMELTHLPLFALWLFIAVFLGVCVWVFGARRSRDFDALAQMPLSAQGEQGHE; via the coding sequence ATGTACAAGCAATTCTACGAGGGAATGGAGCTGACGCACCTGCCGCTCTTCGCGCTCTGGCTGTTCATCGCGGTGTTCCTCGGCGTCTGTGTCTGGGTTTTCGGGGCGCGGCGCAGCCGGGACTTCGACGCGCTCGCGCAGATGCCGCTCTCAGCGCAGGGGGAACAGGGCCATGAGTGA
- a CDS encoding c-type cytochrome, translating into MSEKARLHYIYDGIEEHDNRLPNWWLFILWTTIVFSAGYWFWYHIAELAPGQLGEYRGEAAEVAKRNADNKPASNEMLLALVKDPGTVGNGKAVFQANCASCHGAQGQGLIGPNLTDGFWLHGSKPMDIHKVVAEGVVAKGMPAWERTLGAERVRAAVAYVLTLKGTHAPGGKAPQGEPEQP; encoded by the coding sequence ATGAGTGAGAAGGCGCGGCTGCACTACATCTACGACGGCATCGAGGAGCACGACAACCGGCTGCCCAACTGGTGGCTGTTCATCCTCTGGACGACCATCGTCTTCAGCGCGGGCTACTGGTTCTGGTACCACATCGCGGAGCTGGCGCCGGGGCAGCTCGGCGAGTACCGCGGCGAGGCCGCGGAGGTGGCGAAGCGCAACGCGGACAACAAGCCCGCCTCCAACGAGATGCTGCTCGCGCTGGTGAAGGACCCGGGCACGGTGGGCAACGGCAAGGCGGTGTTCCAGGCCAACTGTGCGTCGTGCCACGGCGCGCAGGGCCAGGGGCTCATCGGCCCCAACCTGACGGACGGCTTCTGGCTGCACGGCAGCAAGCCCATGGACATCCACAAGGTGGTGGCCGAGGGCGTGGTGGCCAAGGGCATGCCCGCGTGGGAGCGCACGCTGGGCGCCGAGCGCGTGCGTGCCGCTGTCGCGTACGTGCTGACGCTCAAGGGAACCCACGCACCCGGCGGCAAGGCGCCGCAGGGCGAGCCCGAACAGCCGTAG
- the ccoG gene encoding cytochrome c oxidase accessory protein CcoG: MSAAPQNSPRIDQLSSIRADGSRLAIHPSDVQGRFITRRRLLFAVLMAIYVALPLVQVGGHPAVHLDVAARRFYLFGGTYNAQDFWRVLFLVTSMGFGLLFVTAWLGRVWCGWACPQTVFLEGVYRPIERFFDGPRERRLKLSGSPWTPGRVVRAGLKHGAYLGVSLLISHAALSLFVSAGGLVSMVAAGPTVSPVAFAWAMAVTGALYFNFAWFREQLCVVVCPYGRLQSAMQDRDSLIIGYDVKRGEPRGRMLKVKLGEVAPPRGDCVDCRRCVMACPTGIDIRNGLQMDCLACAQCVDACDDVMDKVGRPRGLIRYDSLNGLDGQKRRVLRPRLVLYGALMVAAFTGLALSLVQRVPFEANLLRFQGMPYLIEEGTVRNQFELHLVNKNPSETTLTIRVDSPVPAQVVVPQAEVKLASLESFRVPLFLTVQRERVTAPFVFTVEVKDSASGEVKRMEARFLGPTGG; the protein is encoded by the coding sequence ATGTCAGCGGCACCGCAGAACAGTCCCCGCATCGACCAGCTCAGCTCCATCCGGGCGGATGGCTCGCGGCTGGCCATCCACCCCTCGGACGTGCAGGGCCGGTTCATCACCCGGCGGCGGCTGCTGTTCGCGGTGCTGATGGCCATCTACGTGGCGCTGCCGCTGGTGCAGGTGGGCGGCCACCCGGCCGTGCACCTGGACGTGGCGGCGCGCCGCTTCTATCTCTTCGGCGGCACGTACAACGCGCAGGACTTCTGGCGCGTGCTGTTCCTCGTCACGTCCATGGGCTTCGGCCTGCTGTTCGTCACCGCGTGGCTGGGCCGCGTCTGGTGCGGCTGGGCGTGCCCGCAGACGGTGTTCCTGGAGGGCGTGTACCGGCCGATTGAGCGCTTCTTCGACGGGCCTCGCGAGCGGCGGCTGAAGCTGTCGGGCTCGCCGTGGACGCCGGGCCGGGTGGTGCGCGCGGGGTTGAAGCACGGCGCGTACCTGGGCGTGTCGTTGCTGATTTCACACGCGGCGCTGAGCCTCTTCGTGTCCGCGGGAGGCCTCGTGTCCATGGTGGCCGCGGGCCCGACGGTGTCGCCGGTGGCCTTCGCGTGGGCCATGGCCGTCACCGGCGCGCTGTACTTCAACTTCGCGTGGTTCCGCGAGCAGCTCTGCGTGGTGGTGTGTCCGTACGGCCGGCTCCAGTCGGCGATGCAGGACCGGGACTCGCTCATCATCGGCTACGACGTGAAGCGCGGGGAGCCTCGCGGGCGGATGTTGAAGGTGAAGCTCGGCGAGGTGGCGCCTCCGCGCGGTGACTGCGTGGACTGCCGTCGGTGTGTCATGGCGTGCCCCACGGGCATCGACATCCGCAATGGCTTGCAGATGGACTGTCTGGCCTGCGCGCAGTGCGTGGATGCGTGCGATGACGTCATGGACAAGGTGGGCAGGCCGCGCGGGCTCATCCGGTATGATTCACTCAACGGGCTGGATGGACAGAAGCGCCGTGTGCTGCGGCCCCGGCTGGTGCTGTACGGCGCGCTGATGGTGGCGGCCTTCACCGGACTGGCGCTGAGCCTCGTGCAGCGCGTCCCGTTCGAGGCCAACCTGCTGCGCTTCCAGGGCATGCCGTACCTCATCGAAGAGGGCACGGTGCGCAATCAGTTCGAATTGCACCTGGTGAACAAGAACCCGAGCGAGACGACATTGACCATTCGCGTGGACAGTCCCGTGCCCGCGCAGGTGGTGGTGCCGCAGGCGGAGGTGAAGCTGGCCTCGCTGGAGAGCTTCCGCGTGCCGCTGTTCCTCACCGTCCAGCGCGAGCGCGTCACCGCGCCGTTTGTCTTCACCGTGGAGGTGAAGGACTCGGCGTCAGGTGAGGTGAAGCGGATGGAGGCGCGGTTCCTGGGGCCGACGGGTGGGTGA
- a CDS encoding sigma-70 family RNA polymerase sigma factor produces MGTTIAARQLVEHVERQAPLSVDLACLASFAVRVDPSLLRQLRLGLLPESSPAVEADLWQGSLVTFRSPDGFVFAPGVGAVLRERLATRNPERYEQAWNITRQAHESWLPPALRLEEELNYVQSSPNPEVFGRARKLLRQAVAELIRNPAGVAPWAAGATTRLSSDLMDMEEGRMLAVAARTHVAGNLLAPSLPSGPLPEWMNWLSLEGMERIKLAVRMFPRAIEFTMRAEPNDEVIEVPRTHPLVVEVADVEKHKPPPKPRRVFIDSIETDEQNRMWCNRIEDSLRQTQHQTFLVDKPIPPGGFVSKSTASIIAQCDAFIILLSDTEHLAGPYMQELRRSLRKRSTAEVGRLTLILVHTTQGNAPLKQTSSWPDSTIQRQVLIEARTGKEQHVTRRIVEVLEARRKSVTNWKRFDLAPTGPMRIPIVSGALRLRTLLGDEYFIEPATTPDLQPVPPPVDGPVVHPRELDLLVREVSLQTSLVAISGNTGTGKTQLVRQLLSRTEPAFPHGRYVLDLRRLGGRPSALTIAREVVNALAPEREPPGEDILQRYHALTSERRVALVLEDIDTLQWSDRQISRELNALRPYRPGTLLVTTSRAPIEGINAPGVKLEEVETGSARSLLLSMAPQIGAHAAKLVEMLGHLPMLLHEVGVAISQLPSDLGPARYVQLLQAVSLLTVFPSSFDIHAAAAVLASIGAPSMSGSVEATSLLREMIRAGLLKSVAHGRYALWRPIRQVAPRWLSESHTATIHHGSYFLTLLEGLHGQYMQGGRARAEAIATFDTESENIAHAIESLLAREPLADWEITACETQEASLRTAASTLVRLRSPPAERVRWFRGAAKFNYSEDPSLLLEVAIAQAELGHIGQAVETCGRARALMPVASDDAVRTGILVKLARFQMELDDNVAARTTLRRVQNQAAPSSAHRAEFHYVSSSLSFKAGSTDIAEPLLKESLALAIDAGDIRLEVDARLGLALIAAERSELSRAAALCEEALEFARAWRDDRGVALASWELGKVRLRQNVRESAGELLQVLVDHYRAIGHARAKQAAQEREELLNPNAFQQAELPPTDPMASVDIFQKYSARIVRRLIAELRCSDDTAFDSTIDAIFSYLQQPERYDPNRGRLETYLLQSARNKATDRMRSESARARRELAFAGVAELQTRSPKEELELSVEAKSALDLLASKGGLSDKDLATLRLLLLGEGSTKEVAKAMGLESLSEEALRLAVKRQRDRLMKRLERFGKENFDDS; encoded by the coding sequence ATGGGCACTACCATCGCGGCCCGGCAGCTGGTCGAGCACGTCGAGCGCCAGGCACCTCTCTCCGTGGATCTCGCCTGTCTCGCGTCGTTCGCCGTCCGCGTCGATCCATCGCTCCTGCGGCAGCTGCGGCTGGGACTGCTCCCAGAGAGCTCGCCTGCCGTCGAAGCAGACCTGTGGCAGGGAAGTCTCGTCACCTTCCGTAGTCCCGACGGGTTCGTCTTCGCACCAGGTGTCGGAGCCGTCCTGCGCGAGCGGCTCGCCACCCGGAATCCCGAACGCTACGAGCAGGCTTGGAACATCACCCGGCAAGCGCACGAGTCCTGGCTTCCCCCCGCCCTTCGCCTGGAAGAAGAGCTGAACTACGTGCAGTCCAGCCCGAACCCGGAGGTCTTCGGGCGAGCACGGAAGTTGTTGCGCCAAGCGGTAGCCGAGCTGATCCGGAACCCGGCGGGCGTAGCTCCGTGGGCTGCTGGCGCAACAACGCGACTCTCCTCCGACCTGATGGACATGGAGGAGGGACGAATGCTCGCTGTGGCCGCCCGGACGCATGTGGCGGGGAACCTGTTGGCCCCTTCGCTCCCATCCGGCCCCCTCCCGGAATGGATGAACTGGCTCTCACTCGAAGGGATGGAGCGCATCAAGCTCGCCGTGAGGATGTTCCCTCGCGCCATCGAGTTCACGATGCGGGCGGAGCCGAATGACGAGGTCATCGAAGTGCCGAGAACCCACCCGCTGGTTGTGGAGGTGGCCGATGTCGAGAAGCACAAACCACCTCCCAAGCCACGACGCGTCTTCATCGACAGCATTGAGACCGATGAACAAAACCGGATGTGGTGCAACCGTATCGAGGATTCGTTGCGCCAGACTCAGCACCAGACCTTCCTGGTCGACAAGCCGATACCTCCTGGAGGCTTCGTCAGTAAATCCACTGCAAGCATCATCGCTCAGTGTGACGCCTTTATCATATTGCTCTCAGATACCGAGCATCTCGCCGGCCCCTACATGCAGGAACTTCGCCGAAGTCTGCGCAAACGATCAACCGCAGAGGTTGGGAGACTTACGCTCATCCTGGTGCATACAACCCAGGGAAACGCACCTTTAAAACAGACATCTAGCTGGCCTGACTCGACGATACAAAGACAGGTTTTGATTGAAGCGAGGACCGGGAAGGAGCAACACGTCACCCGTCGGATTGTCGAAGTGCTTGAGGCTCGGCGCAAGAGTGTGACCAACTGGAAAAGATTCGACCTCGCCCCAACGGGCCCCATGCGGATTCCAATAGTGTCAGGCGCATTGCGACTGCGCACGCTGTTGGGCGACGAGTACTTCATCGAGCCCGCCACGACACCCGATCTGCAACCGGTGCCGCCTCCCGTCGATGGCCCCGTAGTCCATCCGAGAGAGCTCGACCTATTGGTGAGGGAAGTCTCATTACAGACCTCCCTCGTCGCCATTTCAGGAAATACAGGCACAGGAAAGACGCAACTCGTCCGACAGCTCCTCTCGCGTACGGAACCTGCCTTTCCGCATGGGCGATATGTGCTCGACCTTCGCCGACTCGGAGGCCGCCCATCCGCACTTACCATCGCCAGAGAGGTGGTAAATGCTCTCGCTCCGGAACGTGAGCCCCCGGGGGAAGACATCCTTCAGCGCTACCATGCCTTGACGTCCGAGCGACGAGTCGCGCTGGTGTTGGAGGACATCGATACATTGCAATGGAGCGATCGACAGATTTCACGCGAACTCAACGCCTTGCGGCCATATCGTCCGGGCACTCTCCTTGTCACCACGTCTCGCGCACCAATTGAAGGAATCAACGCTCCAGGAGTGAAACTCGAAGAAGTCGAGACGGGCAGCGCCAGAAGCTTGCTGCTGAGCATGGCGCCGCAGATCGGCGCGCATGCTGCGAAGCTTGTGGAAATGCTGGGCCATCTGCCGATGCTCCTTCACGAAGTCGGAGTCGCAATCTCCCAGCTCCCATCGGACCTCGGCCCCGCCCGATACGTCCAACTCCTGCAAGCGGTTTCCCTACTCACCGTGTTCCCATCCTCCTTCGACATTCACGCCGCTGCCGCGGTTCTGGCGAGCATTGGCGCTCCTTCGATGTCGGGTTCTGTGGAGGCAACTTCGCTATTGCGCGAGATGATCCGAGCTGGGCTGTTGAAGTCCGTAGCACATGGGCGATACGCCCTATGGCGCCCGATACGGCAAGTCGCTCCACGCTGGTTGAGTGAGTCCCACACGGCAACCATCCACCATGGCTCCTACTTTTTGACCCTGCTCGAGGGTCTCCATGGGCAGTACATGCAGGGGGGACGCGCACGCGCGGAGGCCATTGCCACCTTCGATACGGAGTCCGAGAACATCGCCCACGCCATCGAGTCGCTCCTCGCTCGCGAACCACTTGCAGACTGGGAGATCACTGCATGCGAGACGCAGGAGGCTTCATTGCGCACCGCTGCTTCGACGCTGGTACGCCTGCGGAGCCCGCCTGCGGAGCGGGTGCGGTGGTTTCGAGGTGCGGCCAAGTTCAATTATTCCGAGGACCCATCACTCTTGCTGGAAGTAGCCATTGCCCAGGCGGAGCTTGGGCATATCGGGCAGGCAGTTGAGACATGTGGACGCGCGCGAGCGCTGATGCCCGTCGCGTCAGATGATGCGGTACGGACAGGCATCCTCGTCAAATTGGCCCGATTCCAGATGGAACTGGACGATAACGTAGCGGCTCGCACGACGCTGCGTCGGGTTCAGAATCAAGCGGCGCCTTCTAGTGCACACAGGGCGGAGTTCCACTATGTGTCCTCAAGCCTCTCCTTCAAGGCCGGAAGTACAGACATAGCCGAGCCTCTGTTGAAAGAATCTCTTGCGTTGGCCATTGATGCGGGTGACATCCGCCTCGAAGTAGACGCTAGACTTGGACTCGCGCTCATCGCGGCCGAGCGGTCCGAACTGAGCCGGGCGGCGGCATTGTGTGAAGAAGCACTCGAATTCGCCCGGGCTTGGCGCGATGACCGGGGAGTCGCCCTGGCATCATGGGAACTCGGCAAGGTGCGCCTCCGACAGAATGTCCGCGAGAGCGCCGGGGAACTGCTGCAAGTCCTCGTTGACCACTACCGCGCTATCGGGCACGCACGGGCGAAGCAAGCGGCGCAGGAACGAGAGGAACTCCTGAACCCGAACGCATTCCAGCAAGCCGAGCTGCCTCCGACAGATCCCATGGCCAGCGTCGATATCTTCCAGAAGTACAGCGCCCGCATTGTCAGACGATTGATAGCCGAGCTTCGATGCAGCGACGACACTGCCTTTGACTCTACCATCGACGCCATCTTCTCCTATCTCCAACAGCCTGAACGCTACGACCCCAACCGGGGTCGCCTTGAGACCTATCTCTTGCAGTCGGCAAGGAACAAGGCCACCGATCGAATGAGGTCCGAGTCCGCACGAGCCCGGCGCGAGCTGGCGTTTGCCGGTGTCGCGGAGCTCCAGACGAGGAGCCCAAAGGAGGAACTGGAGTTGTCGGTGGAGGCGAAGAGCGCCCTGGACTTGTTGGCGTCAAAGGGAGGCTTGAGCGACAAGGACCTTGCCACCCTGCGGTTGCTACTCTTGGGAGAAGGCTCCACCAAAGAGGTGGCAAAGGCAATGGGGCTTGAGTCTCTCTCCGAAGAGGCACTGCGGCTCGCAGTGAAGCGCCAGAGAGATCGACTTATGAAACGCCTAGAGCGATTTGGGAAGGAGAACTTCGACGACTCTTGA